From a region of the Mycosarcoma maydis chromosome 7, whole genome shotgun sequence genome:
- a CDS encoding uncharacterized protein (related to HRB1 - Poly(A+) RNA-binding protein, involved in the export of mRNAs from the nucleus to the cytoplasm) encodes MSEVEYNQENTHYAEVDNFDRDAMSQTRARSRSPVAGGAPSSDRRDRDRTDRTDRTDRSDRPRSFNDRAIASQHAATQASRKSQKNCRVYVGNLSYGVKWNTLKDFMREAGHVVFSEVLTLPNGSSKGCGIVEYSTPEEAQKAIREMTNKQLEGRQVFVREDREDEVRYGTSPGGPPRGGGRGGLGGSSGRGSFGPPVRGGFYGGPPPPPYGGFGGGAPTQLFIGNLPFDVSWQDLKDLFRSAGNITRADINMGHDGRSKGSGIVAYADSNDASNAIAMYHGYEFRGRMLEVRLDKFASAPPMDPYGRAGYGPPPRGGRGGFGGAYGGRGGYGGRGGYGSGYGDPYGGGYSHEAYGGAYGGGYGGGYGDRHGAAGGYSTRASGPTSARAPAPPAAPSQQIFVKNLPWSTSNEDLVELFQTTGKVDEAEIVIGGGRSKGCGVVQFATVEDAETAIAKFNNYVYGGRPLDIEFNRRWTKFGTGGGSVNGGNDGNAPMVEVSAQDDEDGDAPVPMQG; translated from the exons ATGTCAGAAG TGGAATACAACCAAGAGAACACGCACTACGCTGAGGTCGACAACTTCGACCGCGACGCCATGTCGCAGACGCGAGCTCGTTCGCGCTCACCTGTGGCTGGCGGCGCACCATCATCCGACCGCAGGGACCGCGATCGAACTGACCGAACCGACCGAACCGACCGATCTGACCGTCCTCGTAGCTTCAACGATCGTGCGATTGCATCTCAGCACGCCGCAACGCAAGCCTCAAGAAAGAGTCAGAAGAACTGCAGGGTTTACGTGGGAAACCTAAGCTACGGCGTCAAGTGGAACACGCTCAAGGACTTTATGAGGGAGG CCGGCCACGTCGTGTTTTCTGAGGTGCTAACTCTGCCAAACGGAAGCTCCAAGGGTTGCGG AATTGTCGAGTACAGCACACCCGAGGAGGCACAAAAAGCCATCCGCGAAATGAccaacaagcagctcgaaggTCGTCAAGTCTTTGTTCGAGAG GATCGtgaagacgaggtgcgcTACGGTACCTCCCCAGGAGGTCCTCCTCGCGGCGGCGGACGCGGCGGTCTTGGCGGATCGAGTGGCCGTGGAAGCTTTGGGCCTCCCGTTCGAGGTGGTTTCTATGGTGGccctccgcctccgcctTATGGTGGCTTTGGCGGAGGCGCACCCACGCAACTCTTTATTGGTAACTTGCCTTTCGACGTAAGCTGGCAAGATCTCAAGGATCTGTTCCGATCGGCAGGTAACATCACGCGTGCTGACATCAACATGGGTCACGACGGACGCTCCAAGGGGAGCGGCATTGTTGCCTATGCCGACTCGAATGATGCTTCCAACGCGATTGCCATGTACCACGGCTACGAATTCCGTGGACGCATGCTCGAGGTGAGGCTGGACAAGTTTGCCAGTGCTCCTCCCATGGACCCGTACGGCCGGGCCGGGTACGgacctcctcctcgggGTGGCCGTGGCGGCTTTGGCGGTGCGTACGGCGGCCGTGGTGGGTACGGTGGACGGGGCGGCTACGGCAGTGGATACGGTGACCCGTACGGTGGCGGCTACAGCCACGAAGCTTACGGCGGTGCTTACGGAGGCGGATATGGTGGAGGATACGGTGATCGCcatggtgctgctggcggcTACAGCACACGCGCCTCTGGACCCACTAGCGCTCGTGCTCCAGCGCCGCCAGCAGCTCCCTCGCAGCAGATTTTTGTCAAGAATTTGCCTTGGTCGACATCGAACGAGGACCTGGTAGAGCTGTTCCAAACCACGGGTAAAGTGGATGAAGCTGAGATTGTCATCGGAGGCGGTCGAAGCAAGGGGTGCGGTGTCGTTCAATTCGCCACTGTGGAGGATGCAGAGACGGCAATTGCCAAGTTCAACAACTACGTCTACGGTGGAAGGCCGCTCGACATTGAGTTCAACCGTCGCTGGACCAAGTTTGGAACGGGCGGTGGAAGTGTCAATGGTGGCAATGACGGAAATGCTCCCATGGTTGAAGTTTCGGCgcaagatgatgaggatggcgatgcgCCTGTGCCCATGCAAGGCTAG
- a CDS encoding putative manganese superoxide dismutase precursor (sod-2), translated as MSEHTLPQLPYGYNELEPAISEEIMTIHHTKHHQLYVTNLNNAIKAYNSAISSNDVRKQIELQSAIKFNGGGHINHSLFWKNLAPASQGGGQLQDGPFKQAVERDFGSLDNLKSTFNATIATIQGSGWGWLGFNPKNSKLEVVTTKDQDPLISHHPIIGVDAWEHAFYLQYKNVKADYFKNIWSVINFKEAEERFKAAQTDAKARV; from the exons ATGTCTGAGCACACCCTTCCCCAGCTCCCTTACGGCTACAATGAGCTCGAGCCCGCCATCTCGGAGGAGATCATGACCATCCACCACACCAAGCACCACCAGCTTTACGTCACCAATCTCAACAACGCTATCAAGGCCTAcaactcggccatctcgagcaacgaCGTTCGCAAGCAGATTGAGCTCCAGAGCGCCATCAAGTTCAACGGCGGTGGCCACATTAACCACTCGCTCTTCTGGAAGAACCTTGCTCCTGCCAGCCAGGGCGGTGGACAGCTTCAAGATGGTCCCTTCAAGCAGGCCGTCGAACGTGActttggctcgctcgacaaccTCAAATCCACCTTCAACGCTACCATTGCCACCATCCAGGGCTCTGGTTGGGGCTGGCTCGGTTTCAACCCCAAGAACTCGAAGCTTGAGGTTGTCACCACCAAGGACCAGGACCCTCTGATCTCGCACCACCCCATCATCGGTGTCGACGCTTGGGAGCACGCTTTCTACCTCCAGTACAAGAATGTTAAGGCTG ACTACTTCAAGAACATTTGGTCGGTCATCAACTTCAAGGAGGCCGAGGAGCGCTTCAAGGCTGCCCAGACTGACGCCAAGGCTCGTGTTTAA
- a CDS encoding S-adenosylmethionine-dependent methyltransferase, whose protein sequence is MPSQEDEEQRLERLHFANVLKAFDDYLPYCLLANDARRKSFFSLPRAHQHLLSEVGQSLSLPELPNGPPQIPKARGFKSRLEEIDDRIRRNADLLSLIADESRGFLGLDALGEEEDAVAEESQAGHDSQRGANSSTDSSSGKAITGSSSRGGRKRRRLAGHEIDKIQSTLKQVVRDWSREGEPERSAVYSPLMEAVSQRYGQIPFKDRWHVRILVPGAGLGRLAFEYAAQGYSCQGNEFSFYMLLASHYILNKTSQVDEHTIYPFVHSSSNWRTADDMLRPIRIPDVLPSSLPQTSEFSMVAGEFCEVYSKSDEKRAWHVVATCFFIDTAKNVLRYLETLNHVLPIGGYWINAGPLLWHFENSGNSRGGTGDNLSIELTLDELVQLLPKMGFEIEERRELSPTPYTGMLNGMLQYHYLPEFFVCRKIRDVEAAPAV, encoded by the exons ATGCCATCTCAGGAGGATGAAGAGCAACGCCTCGAAAGGCTGCATTTCGCCAATGTGCTCAAGGCCTTTGATGACTATTTGCCATACTGCTTGTTGGCCAACGATGCACGGCGAAAATCCTTCTTTTCGCTTCCGAGAGCTCATCAGCATCTTCTCTCTGAGGTAGGTCAGTCTTTGTCACTACCAGAGCTGCCCAACGGACCGCCGCAGATACCGAAAGCACGTGGGTTCAAGTCGAGGCTGGAGGAAATCGATGACCGTATACGCCGCAATGCCGACCTGCTTTCGCTCATCGCCGACGAATCCAGAGGATTTCTGGGCCTAGATGCTTTGGGagaggaggaagatgcAGTGGCAGAAGAATCTCAAGCTGGTCATGATTCACAACGTGGCGCCAACAGCAGTACTGACAGCAGTAGCGGCAAGGCCATCACAGGTTCCAGCTCCAGAGGCGGTAGGAAGCGGAGGAGACTTGCGGGTcacgagatcgacaagaTTCAAAGCACACTCAAGCAAGTTGTTCGAGATTGGAGTCGCGAAGGCGAGCCCGAACGGTCAGCTGTCTACAGCCCTCTGATGGAAGCGGTCAGCCAACGCTACGGCCAGATTCCATTCAAGGATCGCTGGCATGTCCGCATCCTTGTGCCAGGTGCAGGATTGGGTCGGCTTGCCTTCGAATACGCCGCCCAGGGCTATTCGTGTCAAGGCAACGAGTTCAGCTTTTACATGCTGCTTGCATCCCACTACATTCTCAACAAGACGAGCCAGGTTGACGAGCACACCATCTACCCATTCGTACACTCATCCAGCAACTGGAGGACCGCTGATGATATGCTACGTCCTATCCGTATCCCTGATGTCCTGCCCTCATCGCTTCCGCAGACGAGCGAATTCAGCATGGTCGCAGGCGAATTCTGCGAAGTCTACTCAAAATCGGACGAAAAGCGAGCCTGGCATGTGGTGGCCACGTGCTTCTTCATCGACACGGCCAAGAACGTGCTGCGGTACCTCGAGACGTTGAATCACGTGCTGCCCATCGGCGGATACTGGATCAACGCTGGACCGTTGCTGTGGCATTTTGAAAATTCGGGCAACTCCCGAGGTGGGACGGGCGACAACCTGAGTATCGAGCTTAcgctggacgagctggttcAGCTGTTGCCGAAAATGGGCTTTGAGATAGAG GAACGTCGCGAGCTTTCACCAACACCATATACAGGTATGCTCAACGGCATGCTGCAGTACCACTACTTGCCGGAATTCTTTGTATGTCGCAAAATTCGAGACGTCGAAGCGGCACCGGCTGTTTAA